The following coding sequences lie in one Alosa sapidissima isolate fAloSap1 chromosome 15, fAloSap1.pri, whole genome shotgun sequence genomic window:
- the exosc5 gene encoding exosome complex component RRP46 isoform X2 — MLILSPHKSLVMGWIKDLSGNTNVLAAVYGPAEVKVSKEIYDRATLEVLIQPKVGLPGVRERAREQCVRETCEAALLSSLHPRSSLTLILQEIHDDGSLLACCLNAACMALMDAGLPMSCLFCGITCVINMDGQIIIDPTLQQEKDSRALMTFAIDSIDKRVMMSSTKGSISVQELQEAIALSQRTSERIFQFYRSSVRRRYSKTAAN, encoded by the exons ATGCTGATTCTGTCACCACACAAGAGTCTTGTCATGGGCTGGATCAAGGATTTATCAG GGAATACCAATGTGTTGGCTGCAGTTTACGGACCAGCAGAGGTTAAGGTTAGCAAGGAGATCTATGACCGTGCCACATTGGAAGTCCTGATACAGCCAAAAGTAGGCTTACCTG GTGTCCGAGAGCGAGCTAGAGAGCAGTGTGTACGGGAGACATGCGAAGcagctcttctctcctcccttcacCCTCGCTCCTCCCTCACCCTCATCCTACAGGAGATCCATGATGATGGCTCT CTTCTGGCTTGCTGCCTGAATGCAGCTTGCATGGCCCTGATGGATGCAGGTCTACCTATGAGCTGCCTGTTTTGTGGTATAACCTGTGTCATAAACATGGATGGGCAGATTATCATTGATCCGACGTTACAACAAGAAAAG GACAGCAGAGCTTTGATGACTTTTGCCATTGACAGCATTGACAaaagagtgatgatgtcttCAACTAAAGGATCTATCTCAGTTCAAGAG CTTCAAGAAGCTATAGCTTTGAGTCAGAGAACTTCAGAGCGAATCTTTCAGTTCTACAGAAGTTCGGTACGTCGACGCTATTCCAAGACTGCAGCAAATTAA
- the exosc5 gene encoding exosome complex component RRP46 isoform X1: MDLKVHEASPATREFGCEQNLLSRPDGSASFIQGNTNVLAAVYGPAEVKVSKEIYDRATLEVLIQPKVGLPGVRERAREQCVRETCEAALLSSLHPRSSLTLILQEIHDDGSLLACCLNAACMALMDAGLPMSCLFCGITCVINMDGQIIIDPTLQQEKDSRALMTFAIDSIDKRVMMSSTKGSISVQELQEAIALSQRTSERIFQFYRSSVRRRYSKTAAN; encoded by the exons ATGGATTTGAAAGTGCATGAAGCTAGTCCAGCGACAAGAGAATTCGGCTGTGAGCAAAATCTTCTATCAAGACCTGATGGTTCAGCATCATTCATTCAAG GGAATACCAATGTGTTGGCTGCAGTTTACGGACCAGCAGAGGTTAAGGTTAGCAAGGAGATCTATGACCGTGCCACATTGGAAGTCCTGATACAGCCAAAAGTAGGCTTACCTG GTGTCCGAGAGCGAGCTAGAGAGCAGTGTGTACGGGAGACATGCGAAGcagctcttctctcctcccttcacCCTCGCTCCTCCCTCACCCTCATCCTACAGGAGATCCATGATGATGGCTCT CTTCTGGCTTGCTGCCTGAATGCAGCTTGCATGGCCCTGATGGATGCAGGTCTACCTATGAGCTGCCTGTTTTGTGGTATAACCTGTGTCATAAACATGGATGGGCAGATTATCATTGATCCGACGTTACAACAAGAAAAG GACAGCAGAGCTTTGATGACTTTTGCCATTGACAGCATTGACAaaagagtgatgatgtcttCAACTAAAGGATCTATCTCAGTTCAAGAG CTTCAAGAAGCTATAGCTTTGAGTCAGAGAACTTCAGAGCGAATCTTTCAGTTCTACAGAAGTTCGGTACGTCGACGCTATTCCAAGACTGCAGCAAATTAA
- the tmem91 gene encoding synapse differentiation-inducing gene protein 1 → METFDELEHPLLGNSPKGSCMGPEVSGGVYRGILVRCEDEKALHSLAWRSYCASADIHHQQFLDPCSLPNTLDSLYSTGPMWVPTDSLGLHSKDYLETTFVDIGPNSPLERKLLGEVKDSHSFSYSMDDEDDLLPDFEDSSSDEFSDTDSETNFPLMVPQDYLGLAFFSMLCCFWPLGIAAFYLSQKTNKAAVQGDFQSANAASRQALWLSVLSIIFGIITYICAVAALISYLSGKPP, encoded by the exons ATGGAGACTTTCGATGAACTGGAGCATCCCTTGCTAGGTAACAGCCCAAAAGGCTCTTGTATGGGGCCAGAGGTTAGTGGTGGAGTCTACAGAGGCATTTTGGTGAGGTGTGAGGATGAGAAAGCACTTCACTCTCTGGCCTGGAGAAGTTACTGTGCGTCTGCAGACATCCACCACCAGCAGTTTCTCGATCCGTGCTCTCTTCCCAACACTTTGGACTCTCTCTACTCCACTGGCCCCATGTGGGTCCCCACAGACTCCCTGGGCCTGCATAGTAAGGACTATCTGGAGACCACCTTtgtggacattggacccaactCCCCTCTTGAGAGGAAACTGCTGGGGGAGGTCAAAGATTCCCACAGCTTCTCTTATAGTATGGATGATGAGGATGACCTTCTGCCAGATTTTGAG GATTCTTCAAGTGATGAGTTCAGTGATACAGACAGCGAAACCAACTTCCCATTGATGGTTCCTCAGGACTACCTTGGGCTGGCATTTTTCTCCATGCTCTGCTGTTTCTGGCCACTAGGAATCGCAGCTTTCTATCTATCACAAAAG ACTAATAAAGCGGCAGTTCAAGGGGATTTCCAGAGTGCTAATGCAGCGTCCCGTCAAGCCCTGTGGCTCTCTGTGCTCTCCATCATCTTCGGGATCATCACATACATCTGTGCTGTTGCTGCCCTCATTTCCTACCTGTCTGGGAAACCACCATAG